The DNA window ACCGTTCTGGAAGTGGAGGAGAGAAGCGCCGacgtggtggcggcgagcaATGGAGGTGCAGGAGGAGTAAGCTTgcaggaggagggagaagacggcggcggccatggtcATATTCCTCCGGTGGCtgaagaggcggcggcgccggcggtgcagGAGAAGAAGGTGAGGAAGACGGTGACGATCAAGGAAGAGGGCAAAGAGGaagccggcgcggcggcgtcgtcgtcgtcggcggtgaAGAGGCTGCTGTCCAAGAAGAGGCAGGCGTCGTCGAGCCAGCTCGGAGGGGAGGAGCAGCAGaagccggcgaggcggccgggGCTCCGGCCGAGGATGCCGTCGATCCTGAGGGTGCCGTCCAACATCAACGAGAAGTCGAAGACCTTCATCGAGGAGCGCAAGAAGAGcttcggcggcgacgccggcggcaagCCGGAGAAGAAGTGAAGGCGGCATATGCATGACTACACGTGTCAGCGTGAAGTTGTGTGTTGGTTTGTATGATTGATTGTTCGTTCTGTCCAAGGACTTCTGGACTTGCTTGATCGTAAAATTTCATAACTGTGAACCATAATATGTTTAACTGAATTCACCTATCTTTCCATTTCTCTCTGCTTATGCATAAGATGGGTGTGTCATACTCCCCCGCCGTTTTAGTTCTCATTCTGCTCCAATCCAATTTGAAAATAGCTAGTATGAGTTGATTTACGAGCATATTATAGTGAAAGTGactaaatacaaatttttcatcatttgtgTACATATACATTAGTGTTCGAGTGTATCACCTATCTTCGGGTCTCGGGCGATACATTAAACCTAAATGAGAAACCAAAATGCATATGTTACAAGTTTGTGAACCAAAATAAACACACCAGTCCAAGTTTAAGATCGattcatgtattttatttaaattatgtcATTGCTATACTGTTTGATCCTGAATTCAAGCAGTTTATAcaatattgcaaaaaaatattttgtaaagaaaatccaaatacaaccatttattaaaaacacaCATTGAACATGTGTGCCAACGCATCAAACGGATTTGTGTTGGGCTTAATCACTGGACCACCTGAGTATTAATTAAGCAGGCCTAACTACAGCATAAAATTACATAAACAACGAAAATAtgttactcccttcgtcccacttatttatatttatatttatagtttgaTCGgccgttttattttttaaaaaataattatccattttctatgttttaaacttgtatttaattaatcatacactaatctGAACCGGCTCGAGAACAGGCACATGATTTATAGCCTTTCATCACCCAAGATAGTAGTAGGTGGAGAACTATGGGcacaccgccggcggcgttgCCCACGTGACATACGGCCTTGCTGGAGCAGTTCGCCGTCGGCGGCTGCCGGCGACGTGCACCGATCGATCAacatcgacggcggcggcgtcaacGATAATTAGGTAGTGCTCCCTCATTTATTTCTGACAAAACCTGACACGATTCTTAATCCTACATGTGCACAGCAACAAATCTATGACGTGTCCGTGTCATGTCAGAACTGGGTACCGGTTTCTTGTATTTAAGCCCTGTttacctaaaatttttttttcaaaaacattacatcaaatttttaaatacctaaataaagcattaaatatatatgaacattaaaactaattacatagttatgggaaaaatcgtgagacgaatcttttgagcctaattagtatatgattagttataagtgctacagtaaccaacatgtgctaatgacggattaattagactcaaaagactcgtctcgcggtttctaggtgaaatctaaaatttattttgtaattagactacgtttaatactttaaatgtataaCCGTACGCATAGATGTGACATCTCCCCTAAAAggttttgccatctaaacggGGGCTTATTTGGGACTTCCCAAACAAGTAGGTGTACTATGCAACGTGACAACTGACAGCCACGCAGATTATTGTTTTTTCGATCTTTCGTTTACTGTTTTGCATAATATATCGGAGTAAAAGGGATTAGTCATCTGTGTATTCTGACTAACAAGAGAATAATTAAGAGtcaataagattaaaaaaaacgttTGGTGATAGCTATCTGAGGTTATACCTAAATACTCGTGGTTTTCAAACATAGGTCGTTTTATacttgtgtatttttttgcattaGAATTGCTCTTGTAAGTAGAAACTGTGATGCTAAGAGGTGTTATTTGTTTGGGTAATCCTACTTATCTGTTTCCATCTTCTGTGGATATACTACCCTTGTAAAAGCAGGAATTCTAAGcctttttttctaacaaaaatCAACGTGAAAAATACTGGAGTTCCCCTGATTGTTATACTGTACTTGTACTACGTATTTCCTTTGGCAAGCACAAATCGTCTGCCATTAttccgacaggtgggcccatgCAATTGAAGTCAAAGACCAAGCTTGAATGTGTTTTGggagcaaaaaaacaaaaaaaaatcgtgcGATTTTCCTTGTCGGTTTCGTGTCCCCTCGACAATTCTTGCATGCATGATCCTCTCTCCCACAAATTATCGACTAATTCAACACATAAATACATGCTGCACAAGAATATTAATATACTCTCCGGAACATGAAATATTTAGTCTGACTAATACTGAATATACGGACAAATTTCAGTCAATTTTTAGTATGTACGAGTTGGATAATTAACGACTTGTCAACATCTGTAACTGGTTactccctttattttttttatttgactccataaacttttggatctatatttgatcatttatcttatttatttttatttttataaatatgtaaaattataagttaggTTTAAAGCGTtttaagtaataaatcaaatcatgataaaagacgaatggtcaaaaataaactcttgTCAAATCAAAATAGCGGAGTGATTACTGCTGACtaattatgcatgcatggatctCTTTTCATATGATATTATTCCAGATATGTATGGTATGGTCAATGATATATCTGATCTCTGGGTTTTGAATTATTCAACAACGGCAGCCAGACATCCATTTATCAAGAACAGGTTAATTCTGGGTTTTATCTCAAGGTAAACGCCGTGGGTAGCCCGGGGTTTTGCTGGCTTCTAATCAAACTTTTCAGTTACAAACTTGTTacagattaataatgatcagaAAAAAGTTTTGTCTTCTCTGAGTGtctttctttgaaaaaattacCCCACAAAGGTATCTTCCCAGAAAAAGGAAGTTgtcaatgatatatttgcttGACCAATCGGCATTTGAAGATTACAGCTGCTTAtttgttgcatatatatatagacagaAGGAAGTTTActcattgattaattaattgtatattaatCCGGTCCATGCTGCGTCTCTATCTAACATTAACTAATCTCACTATTTAAAggtaccaaaaaaataaattaatatcataAAGTTGAGAAATAGATTTAGAACAGTATTTTCAAAATCATGTATAGAAGCCTTTTGGTATGTTTAGAAGTGTTGAAGTTTCTGGAAATTTTATGGTCCTTGATAAAGTATTTCaacatactaaatttttagcgtaaaaatttgatacctcaagatacctAATAATTGAAATTATCAAGTTTTTATACTAGTCCCAGCGAAGTTTTTATACTAGTAAATGTTCTACCTAAGGtaccattttaaaaaaaagtttcgaaattttatattagaaaatacaGTGCCTCTTGTTAATTTCTTGATGATGGTAAAATTC is part of the Oryza brachyantha chromosome 11, ObraRS2, whole genome shotgun sequence genome and encodes:
- the LOC102705204 gene encoding uncharacterized protein LOC102705204: MEKGNVCGDDSARAVGMCDRLLTFLAKNLSMNRQRSITEGPRNGGSNGGHAEVGGGGGGVKEDDGDEFAIEIEKADFEFVHEEDGHKSVAATVLEVEERSADVVAASNGGAGGVSLQEEGEDGGGHGHIPPVAEEAAAPAVQEKKVRKTVTIKEEGKEEAGAAASSSSAVKRLLSKKRQASSSQLGGEEQQKPARRPGLRPRMPSILRVPSNINEKSKTFIEERKKSFGGDAGGKPEKK